The Hevea brasiliensis isolate MT/VB/25A 57/8 chromosome 9, ASM3005281v1, whole genome shotgun sequence nucleotide sequence TGAACTGGAAATTGGAGAACTTTTGCCAATTAAGATTGGCAATTGGGCTGAATTAACTTGAAACTCAATATAGTTAGCTGAAATAATGTGGGTAGAATAGTTCTAGTTCAAtaataataagttaaaaatattaaactgaagctgaaattaaaattaaaataagaagaaCAAACAGGGACATTCATAAATGTATATTTAGATGAAATTTAGACACCAAGTGCAATGGTGAAATTATTTGGAAAAAACATAAGGGAAGACAGCAGCAATCATCAAGAGAATGGCCAAATGAAGTCCAAATGCAATCAGCAAGCCTTCATTCAATGGATTGCTCCAGTTGCTTCTGCTGCTTCTCCTCATCTGTCATGAAAGCTGTGATTGGGAAAGACTTTCCAATCCCCATTGGAGTCTTGAAGTGTATTTTCTTGCTTGCTGGGTCTTCAATACTCATTTCAATTATTGGCACCCATAAAAACATCTGCTTGCTCTTAATACCAGTCATTTTCTTCATCTTGAACTTCTCTACATAGGCAGTCACCTCAATGGCATAGCTTACCTTAGTATTGGTTCCAACAAAGAAATGCTCACTGGGTGCCTTTTGCTTCATCCACACAAATCCAGTTTCTCTAACTCTCCCACATTCTTCAAGATCTTGCAGGGGAAGAACGCCCTTGGGAAATCCTAGCTCTTCAAGAAGTTCTATGGAGTGGCGATGGCACTCTTCAGCCCCATAAACAATTTCTGCCCCTGCACGCTCATTTTCAATTGACTTGCTACCTGACATTTTGAAGTAATCCTGATACTTTGTTTTTTTTAATTCTTGGATGATGAAGAGAAATGCTGTTGGCTTCAAATATATGAAGAGCAAAGAGTTTCTGATGGTTGGCTGGAGGTTGAGCAGAATAAAGGTGTTTGATAAGGTGGTTCACCTGCCTGCTAGTGAATGGCTGGGTTGGTAGTTTTGGTAGTTTGGTCACCAATTTCCGTGTAAACTGGGGAAGAGAGAATTTCAGGAAAGCATTTTGAGTATTTGCACACAAGAGAATCATCATTGCTTGGGGAAATCAGAACTTGCAGCGGTCTCCAATTTCTGATCGTCTCCCGGGTTGGCTTGAATTGAAGCGCTCTAAGGTCTATCAAACTGGTAGGATCAGTTTATCGACTTGGATCCAGAAGGTTTTCAACAATTATAA carries:
- the LOC110650982 gene encoding uncharacterized protein LOC110650982, with product MSGSKSIENERAGAEIVYGAEECHRHSIELLEELGFPKGVLPLQDLEECGRVRETGFVWMKQKAPSEHFFVGTNTKVSYAIEVTAYVEKFKMKKMTGIKSKQMFLWVPIIEMSIEDPASKKIHFKTPMGIGKSFPITAFMTDEEKQQKQLEQSIE